A section of the Oryzias latipes chromosome 10, ASM223467v1 genome encodes:
- the LOC111947959 gene encoding uncharacterized protein LOC111947959 isoform X1, translating to MYREPKPNQDAVCQILDLGFQSRKAFIESDVLKEDDRPTKILEAYPCFKELHHVMEELRWIQDMGNGKFRCQVQDRWEDFCSLVQFYRVWKKVLKPPMNLSGVEHNVALFRALPTLFPSPTSPLKKLAHASEALLHVLEPTDDPAKYLEKRSFSSPVLLFDGSCCLVASGETPITTFAKEDLGHRLFYLLAYHYTFHLTHPKFVATLLCQSDRNIEGQYSRAGHHKFIKKVLAE from the exons ATGTATAGAGAACCAAAACCAAACCAAGATGCTGTCTGCCAGATCCTTGACCTCGGATTTCAGTCAAGAAAAGCCTTCATTGAAAGTGATGTCCTAAAAGAAGATGATAGACCTACAAAGATTCTGGAGGCATATCCATGTTTCAAGGAGCTTCATCAT GTGATGGAGGAGCTGCGGTGGATCCAGGATATGGGAAACGGCAAATTCAGATGTCAAGTACAGGACAGATGGGAAGACTTCTGCTCACTAGTGCAGTTTTACAGAGTTTGGAAAAAAGTGTTGAAGCCTCCCATGAACTTAAGTGGAG TTGAACACAACGTTGCACTCTTCAGAGCACTCCCAACGCTTTTCCCATCTCCAACTTCACCCCTTAAGAAACTGGCACATGCTAGTGAAGCATTGCTGCATGTTCTAGAG ccAACAGATGATCCTGCCAAATACCTGGAGAAGAGATCTTTCTCCAGCCCGGTGTTGCTCTTTGATGGGTCCTGCTGTCTCGTGGCAAGTGGAGAAACTCCCATCACCACCTTTGCCAAAGAAGATCTTGGCCATAGGTTGTTTTATCTGTTGGCTTACCACTACACCTTCCATCTTACCCATCCCAAGTTTGTGGCAACCCTACTTTGTCAGTCAGACAGAAATATTGAAGGACAATATTCACGAGCGGGACACCACAagttcataaaaaaagttttggcaGAGTGA
- the LOC111947959 gene encoding uncharacterized protein LOC111947959 isoform X2 — MYREPKPNQDAVCQILDLGFQSRKAFIESDVLKEDDRPTKILEAYPCFKELHHELRWIQDMGNGKFRCQVQDRWEDFCSLVQFYRVWKKVLKPPMNLSGVEHNVALFRALPTLFPSPTSPLKKLAHASEALLHVLEPTDDPAKYLEKRSFSSPVLLFDGSCCLVASGETPITTFAKEDLGHRLFYLLAYHYTFHLTHPKFVATLLCQSDRNIEGQYSRAGHHKFIKKVLAE, encoded by the exons ATGTATAGAGAACCAAAACCAAACCAAGATGCTGTCTGCCAGATCCTTGACCTCGGATTTCAGTCAAGAAAAGCCTTCATTGAAAGTGATGTCCTAAAAGAAGATGATAGACCTACAAAGATTCTGGAGGCATATCCATGTTTCAAGGAGCTTCATCAT GAGCTGCGGTGGATCCAGGATATGGGAAACGGCAAATTCAGATGTCAAGTACAGGACAGATGGGAAGACTTCTGCTCACTAGTGCAGTTTTACAGAGTTTGGAAAAAAGTGTTGAAGCCTCCCATGAACTTAAGTGGAG TTGAACACAACGTTGCACTCTTCAGAGCACTCCCAACGCTTTTCCCATCTCCAACTTCACCCCTTAAGAAACTGGCACATGCTAGTGAAGCATTGCTGCATGTTCTAGAG ccAACAGATGATCCTGCCAAATACCTGGAGAAGAGATCTTTCTCCAGCCCGGTGTTGCTCTTTGATGGGTCCTGCTGTCTCGTGGCAAGTGGAGAAACTCCCATCACCACCTTTGCCAAAGAAGATCTTGGCCATAGGTTGTTTTATCTGTTGGCTTACCACTACACCTTCCATCTTACCCATCCCAAGTTTGTGGCAACCCTACTTTGTCAGTCAGACAGAAATATTGAAGGACAATATTCACGAGCGGGACACCACAagttcataaaaaaagttttggcaGAGTGA